The genomic DNA GCGCCGAACTTTGCGCGGGTCGAGATCGTCGGGCAAATCGCGGATGCGGTGAAGGCGGGGGCCGCGTTGAAAGGCGTGATGTGCGAGAAGCCGCTTGGCCGTACCGTGGCCGAGGCGAAGGACCTCGTGCGTCTGATGAAGGACGCCAAGATGCCGACGGCGTACTTCGAGAACCAGATTCACATGAAGGCGGTGAAGAACGCGCTCGCGCAGCTTGCGCCGGTTGCCAAGGAGATGGGGCCCGTCGCGTTGGCGCGGTCCGCCGAGGAGCACGCGGGCCCGCACGAGGGCTGGTTCTGGGACCCGACGCGGCAGGGCGGTGGCGTGCTCTCGGATATGGGATGCCACAGCATCGCGGTGTCGTGGTTCGCGCTGACGCCGCACGGCAAGGCGCCAAACTTCCTGAAGCCCGTCGCGGTGAACGCAGAAGTCGCACTGTTGAAGTGGGGTATACCGAAATACCGCAAGCAACTGCTCGATCGCATGGGCGTGGACTATTCAAAGGTCCCCGCCGAAGATTTTGCGACGGGCATGGTCACGTTCCAGAACCCCGAAACGAAGCAAAAGGTCAAGGCACAGTTCACCAACTCGTGGATGTACGACAAGCAGGGCCTGCGCCTGCTGATGGACGGCCTCGGGCCGGGCTATGCGTTCGAGGTGAATTCGCTGAAATCGCCGCTTGAGATTTTTATCGGCGACGCGGCGGCCGAGGCGGTGGCGAACGCGGAACTGGCGCTCGAGAAGGCGACCGCCACGCGCGGGTTGCTTACCGTTCAGCCGAATGAAGCCGACCTTTATGGCTACGTTGACGAAATCGACGACGCGGTGCAGGCGTTTGGCCGAGGCAAGGACGCATTGCTCGACTGGGAGTACGGGCTCGAGATCACGAAGCTCTGCCAGGCCGGATACCTCTCCGCAGAGAAGCAGAAGACGATCGATCTGACCGATCCCGCGGTGCAGAAAGAGCTCGAGACCTACGTGTCGCTCATTGCGCAGGGTAAGGCCGGGGAGCAGTTGGGGGTGAGGTAGTTTTAGATGGTCAGTCCGGTCCAGCGTGCCAGACGGGTCGGTCGAGTTGGACAACAGTTGTAAAGACCGAAGGCCCCGCGCTCCGATGGGAGCGCGGGGCCTTCGGCTTGTTCGCATCAGGTTCGATTATTCGAAGATTGCGCGGAAATAGTCTTTGTTATCGATTCGGGGCAGATCAAAACGGATGAATTTGTCGATTTCGTTGTCGGTAATCGCTTTGCTCTCGTCGATGATGGCGGCGGGCGCGGACGGTTCGGTCAAGGTGTCCGAGCTCGGAACGTAATCGTCGTTTTCGGGCGTATAGTCATGGAGCCCTTCGGTCACCTCGGGGGTCAACTGGTCGACAACCTTGCGGATGCGGTCGTCCATGAAATCCACCAAGACCGACTTGAGGTGTTCGTGTTTCTGCTCCGGAGTGCCGTTGACCATCGTGTCCTTATTCAGGGGCAGGACCCGGCCGCAGAACACGACGACGAGTTCGTCGCAGTTCGGGCATGGCCCGACGATGATAGCCCCCAGCGGCGGCAACATGATCTGGCCGCGTACTCCGCAATGGGGGCATTTGACTTCGACCATTGACAACATATCACGCTCGCTTTCCGGAGTCTCGTTCTCCAAGGGGGATTATATCACTTGACTACGCATAGTGCAAGCAATATAGGAATTACGAGATTTACGAGTTTCAATTCCACGGATTGCGTTGCAATTACGCAAAAAGAGGCAAAAATAGCGTGGTTCTAGAAGTGCGATAAATGAAAATAGTGAATTTAGCCGAATCCTACGAGGATTTGGCTTTGAGGGACTCGATGATCGCCACGGCCTCGTTGTTGTGCGGGGCCTTGCGATCATGCCAGTCGGGGTAGGTTAGGAGGGTTACCCCGTATACTTGGGCGACGGTTTGGATGTTGACGGTGGTCGAATTGGCCGTTGCCTCGGTCAGGGTGATGGTCAGCTTGGTGCGGTGGGGGGTGCCGACGTAGAGCTGGCGCTTCATGGGGGTGAAGGCAACGAATTCGCCGCGCTTGTCGCGCGTGTAGATGTCCATCTCCAATTCGCGCAAGACGGCCTTGGTGGCTTGCCACGCTTCGTCCATCGGCTTTGCGACGGTGATCGAGTCTTCCATCGTGAACCCGGTGGTGTCCTTCGCGGCGCGGGCGCACCCGGGCAGCACGAGCGGTGCGATGAGAACGAACGCGACCGATACCTTGGCAAAGCTGGCAAAACGCTTCATAGCGGATGTATCTCCCTAACCCAGCGGATTCTAACACAGCCGGGCAGGGGTAGCAACAGGTTACGCGGCCTGTTGCAGCCGAAAGCCGCCATTTGTTACGCTACTGGCCTGCGCGGCTGGCGCGCGGTTTTTCCAATGGGTTAGGGGTTGATACGGGCGAGCCTTGCCTCGGCACGGCGTACCTGCGGGTCAACCGGAGCAAGGAATCGAGCGTGGTAGAACGCACTTTTGTAATGATCAAGCCGGACGCTTTTGGGCGGCGGCTGTGTGGCGAGATTATCGGGCGCTACGAGGGCAAGGGGTTGAAGCTCGTCGGCATGAAGATGCAGGTCGTGTCGAACGCGCTGGCCGAGCAGCACTATGCGGAGCACAAGGGCAAGAAGTTTTATCCTTCGCTGCTGGAGTTCATAACGTCCGGACCCACCGTGCAGATGGTGTGGGAAGGGGAGAACGCCGTGGCGGCCGTGCGCAAGTTGAACGGCGCGACGAACAGCCAGGAAGCCGATCTCGGCACGATTCGCGGCGACTATGGGCTGACGGTTCAGAACAATCTCGTCCATGCGTCGGACTCGCTCGATACGGCGAAGCGGGAGATCGCGATTTACTTCCGTCCGGAGGAGTTGTTCGATCACGCGATGCCCGACGACAGGTGGATGCAGAACGGATAGCGGCGGAGAGCGGTTGTACTAACCGGCCCTCCGAAAATCAGATACGCATGAACGGTTGGTAACAAGGGAGGCCATCATGGCAGGCGGAAGAAAGGTGCGGCGCGCGAAGATCGCCAAGCACAAGCGGAAGAAGCGTCGTCGCGCGAACCGTCACAAGAAGAAATAGCGGCCGGGCCTAGTGCCCGTGGAGGTAGCCGCCATGGCGGACGAACCGAAGATATTCATCGACGAGGACTGGAAAGCCCAGGTCCAGCGCGAGAAGGAAGAGGCGCAAAAGAAGGCCGGTTCCGAAGCGCCGGAAGGCGATGCGGGCGACGCCGGCAGCGATGGCGCGCCGGCGGGCGAGCCGTCCTTCGCGGGGCTTTTGCAGAGCCTCGCGGCGCAGTGCGCGTACGCGTTGGGCCTCATTGCGCAGCGCGACGCGAAGCAGGTCATGGTGGACATCGTCGAGGCGAAGTACTGCATCGACACGCTGATGATGCTGCGCACGAAGACGAAGGGCAACCTGACGCCCGAGGAAGAAGGACTGCTCGCGAACATGATTGCGGAGTTGCAGCAGTTCTATGTCGTGCGCGCGCAACAGGTCCAGGAAGCCGAGTTGAAGAAGGCCGGGATCGATCTCGGCAATCTCGGCGGTAAGAAGTAAGAGGTACGGCAATGCCGGGATTCGTTATTGTCGGAATGCAGTGGGGCGACGAAGGCAAGGGCAAGGTCGTCGACTTTCTGACCAGCCAGGCCGACATGGTCGTGCGCCATCAGGGCGGCAACAACGCCGGGCACACGGTTGTCGTCAACGGCAAGCAGACCGTGTTGCACCTCATCCCGAGCGGCATCCTCCACGACAAGACCGTGTGCATCATCGGCAACGGAACGGTGCTCGATCCCGAAGTATTGTGCAAGGAACTCGACAACCTCGACGCGTCGGGCTGCGACTACAAGGGCCGTTTGTTTATTTCGAGCGGCGCGCACGTGATCATGCCGTATCACCGCGTGCTCGATCGCGCGCAGGAAAAGTTTCGCGGCAACAAGAAAATCGGCACGACCGGACGCGGCATTGGCCCCGCCTACGCCGACAAGGCGGACCGGTTCGGTATTCGCTTCGCGGACTTCGTCGACCCTGAATCGTTCGCGCAAAAACTCAAGGACACGCTCTCGTACAAGAACACGATCTTGAAGCAGTCGTTCGGCGAGGCCGAGTTGGACTACGACACGGTGTTGCGCGACGCGACACCGTTTGCGGACCGCCTGCGGCCGTTCGTCGCGGACGCCGTGACGATGGTCCACGACGTGTTGAGGCAGGGCAAGCGCGTGATGTTCGAGGGCGCGCAGGGATCGATGCTCGATCTCGATCACGGCACGTTCCCGTTTGTCACGAGTTCGACGACGCTCGCCGGCGGCGTGTGCGCCGGCGCGGGCGTCGGGCCGAGTGCAATCACCGGCGTCATCGGCATCGTGAAGGCGTATTCGACGCGCGTGGGCGAAGGCCCCTTCCCGACCGAACTGCTCAACGGCACCGGCGATCTCCTGCGCGCGACGGGGCACGAGTTCGGCGCGACGACGGGCCGCCCGCGGCGCTGCGGTTGGCTCGATTCCGTGCAGCTACGCCGCGCGGTGCAATTGAACGGCGCTACGAACGTCGTCCTCACGAAACCCGATGTGCTGGGCGTGCTGGACACGATTCAGATTTGCGTTGCGTACGAGATCGACGGCAAACGCACTGAAATCTTCCCCGCGGAAACCGCGAAGCTCGCGAAAGTGCGCCCAGTGTACGAAGAGATGCCGGGTTGGCAGCGCGATATCTCGACGTGCCGCACGTGGGACGAATTGCCCGAGGCCGCGCGCGCCTACTTCAACCGCGTCGAAGAACTCATCGGCGTGCCGGTGAGCCTGATCTCCGTCGGCCCGGGCAGAGAACAGACCATTCAGCACCGCGACCCGTTTGCGTAGCCGGTACAAGCATTCGCATGGTTTGATTCCCGCACTCGTGCTCCTGCTCGTCGTCGTGCTCGTGGTTTGTTCGGCTCGATATTCGACGATCGAGTACGATGACGAGTAGGAGCACGAGCACGAATCAACACGAAGCGAAATCGTGAATCCCCATTAGAAGCGGATTCAGAGGGATGCGACGAAATGTATCCAAATGAGCGCGCAGGCGTCCTGCTGATCAATACCGGCTCGACCGACGCGCCGCGGGCGCCGGAAACACGGACCTATCTCAAGCAATTTCTATCCGACCCGCGGGTGCTGGATATCAATCCAGTTGTGCGGTGGTTACTGCTGAACCTAATCATTCTGCGGACGCGCCCGAAGGCCTCCGCGCATGCGTACAGCCAGGTGTGGACGGACAAGGGTTCGCCCTTACTGGTCATTTCAAACGAACTGATGGATGCGCTGAAACAAAAGATGCCGAACGTGGAGTTCGCGATTGGCATGCGTTACGGCACTCCGTCGATCGAGGCGGGCTTCGAGCAATTGATGTCGAAGGGCATCGATCGGCTGATTGTCGCGCCGCTGTTTCCACAGTACTCGTCCGCGGCGAACGGTTCCGCGCTCGAACTCGTCTACGCGCTTGCAGGCAAGCGGTGGAACGTACCGCCGATTTCCGTGCTGCCGCCGTGCTACGCGGAGCCGTCGTTCATCGATGCGTGGGTTGCGGTCGTGAATCCGTATTTGGAATCGTTCAAGCCCGATCTATTGTTGATGAGTTATCACGGCCTGCCCGAGCGGCAGGTGAAGAAAAGCGACAAGACCGGCTCGCATTGCCTGGCGAGTACGTCGTGCTGCGATGCGATTATCGATGCGAACCAGCACTGCTATCGCGCACAATGTTATGAAACGAGCCGGTTGCTGGCAGCGAAACTCGGGCTCGCGCCCGAGCAGTACTCGATATCCTTTCAATCACGCCTTGGCCGCGATCCCTGGATCAAACCCCACACCGATGTCGTGATCCCGACGTTACCCAAGCACGGCGTGAAACGGCTCGCGGTGATCTGTCCCGCGTTCACTGCGGACTGTCTGGAGACCCTCGAGGAAATCGCCATGCGCGCAAAGAGCGATTTTTTGACGAACGGTGGCGAGGCATTCCAGTTTATTCCGTGCTTGAATGCGCACCCGGTTTGGGTGGATGCGTTGAAGGGGTTGCTGGAGAGGATTTAAGAATGGGAGCAATGAGAGGAATGGGAGCAATGGGGTAGCGGATAGAGTTCTCCTTTTTTCCGCTCTAGATTCTTATTGTCCGTATGTTTCTCGTTGGTCTCGTTGCACTTTCCGCGCCTATTGCGACTGCGCAATTCCGTACGCCACCGCAGCAATCAGCGCAGCGCCCGCCAGCGCCGCCAACGTAATCTTGACCCAACTCCAGGGACGCTCGCCTTGCACTTCGCCGGTGCGGGCATTGACGAGGAAGCGGTATATCGTGTTGCGATAGCGGTACGCGCTGAGCCACACAGGCAGCAGGATGTGCTTGAAGGTGACGGCGGCGTACAGAGAGTTCTGCGATGTAACGCGCTGGTGGTCGCCGCCGATGTCGGAGCAAATCGTTTGGTGAATTGTTGGCGCCATGATTTCTTTGGCGCGCTCGAAGCCGTTCGGCAGATCGACTTGGTAACTCTCCGCGCGAAAACCCGCGAGGTAAGCGTCCTGGTACGGCACCAGCTTTTCGAGGTCCCAGGGTTCGAGGGCCTGCGCATACTTTCGCGGCAACGATTCGCTGGCGACGACGAGCACGTCGTCAAACTGGTTGTAGACGGTGCCGCTCACGGACGTCCAGCGCGTGCGGCGCACCTGTCTCGTCCGCCGTTCCGTTCTGCCGTTCACCCGCGTCGTGTACGATTCGGTCACCCAGTAGTCGTCGCCGCGCTGGCCCGAGTAGGTGGTCGTTGTCTTGCAGTCGTACGTCCAATACGGACAGTACAATCCATTGACTGGACTGTCCTGGCGCGCGAGCTTCTTGAGCGCGTTCGGCGCGAACCACAGGCCTCGAATCCATTGCTGGAATAGTTCGCGGGCCCGCTTGTGATCGATG from Candidatus Hydrogenedentota bacterium includes the following:
- a CDS encoding Gfo/Idh/MocA family oxidoreductase, producing the protein MERMRIGFIGAGFIAKFQASALRYVRGADLTGVYALKGADELAAYAKSHGLGDCKVYSTIAELCKNSDAVAVLAPNFARVEIVGQIADAVKAGAALKGVMCEKPLGRTVAEAKDLVRLMKDAKMPTAYFENQIHMKAVKNALAQLAPVAKEMGPVALARSAEEHAGPHEGWFWDPTRQGGGVLSDMGCHSIAVSWFALTPHGKAPNFLKPVAVNAEVALLKWGIPKYRKQLLDRMGVDYSKVPAEDFATGMVTFQNPETKQKVKAQFTNSWMYDKQGLRLLMDGLGPGYAFEVNSLKSPLEIFIGDAAAEAVANAELALEKATATRGLLTVQPNEADLYGYVDEIDDAVQAFGRGKDALLDWEYGLEITKLCQAGYLSAEKQKTIDLTDPAVQKELETYVSLIAQGKAGEQLGVR
- the ndk gene encoding nucleoside-diphosphate kinase, producing MVERTFVMIKPDAFGRRLCGEIIGRYEGKGLKLVGMKMQVVSNALAEQHYAEHKGKKFYPSLLEFITSGPTVQMVWEGENAVAAVRKLNGATNSQEADLGTIRGDYGLTVQNNLVHASDSLDTAKREIAIYFRPEELFDHAMPDDRWMQNG
- a CDS encoding DUF1844 domain-containing protein encodes the protein MADEPKIFIDEDWKAQVQREKEEAQKKAGSEAPEGDAGDAGSDGAPAGEPSFAGLLQSLAAQCAYALGLIAQRDAKQVMVDIVEAKYCIDTLMMLRTKTKGNLTPEEEGLLANMIAELQQFYVVRAQQVQEAELKKAGIDLGNLGGKK
- a CDS encoding adenylosuccinate synthase codes for the protein MPGFVIVGMQWGDEGKGKVVDFLTSQADMVVRHQGGNNAGHTVVVNGKQTVLHLIPSGILHDKTVCIIGNGTVLDPEVLCKELDNLDASGCDYKGRLFISSGAHVIMPYHRVLDRAQEKFRGNKKIGTTGRGIGPAYADKADRFGIRFADFVDPESFAQKLKDTLSYKNTILKQSFGEAELDYDTVLRDATPFADRLRPFVADAVTMVHDVLRQGKRVMFEGAQGSMLDLDHGTFPFVTSSTTLAGGVCAGAGVGPSAITGVIGIVKAYSTRVGEGPFPTELLNGTGDLLRATGHEFGATTGRPRRCGWLDSVQLRRAVQLNGATNVVLTKPDVLGVLDTIQICVAYEIDGKRTEIFPAETAKLAKVRPVYEEMPGWQRDISTCRTWDELPEAARAYFNRVEELIGVPVSLISVGPGREQTIQHRDPFA
- the hemH gene encoding ferrochelatase; the encoded protein is MYPNERAGVLLINTGSTDAPRAPETRTYLKQFLSDPRVLDINPVVRWLLLNLIILRTRPKASAHAYSQVWTDKGSPLLVISNELMDALKQKMPNVEFAIGMRYGTPSIEAGFEQLMSKGIDRLIVAPLFPQYSSAANGSALELVYALAGKRWNVPPISVLPPCYAEPSFIDAWVAVVNPYLESFKPDLLLMSYHGLPERQVKKSDKTGSHCLASTSCCDAIIDANQHCYRAQCYETSRLLAAKLGLAPEQYSISFQSRLGRDPWIKPHTDVVIPTLPKHGVKRLAVICPAFTADCLETLEEIAMRAKSDFLTNGGEAFQFIPCLNAHPVWVDALKGLLERI